A window of the Methanoregula sp. genome harbors these coding sequences:
- a CDS encoding proteasome-activating nucleotidase has product MEETAVNTSAPQNELKYQIQLNELEATLLDLKVKVDDLQKENGQLKRENNQLKRMPLFVAVVVDILENGEIYLRQQGNNQEYLTQVSEELRPQIKQGAKVAVNNALSIVKVIGNIYDSRVRVMELEESPDISYAQIGGLVDEIKEVREAVEYPLTRPEIFKRVGVEPPKGILLYGAPGTGKTLIAKAVAHEAQATFIRMSGSELVHKFIGEGAGLVRELFQLARERAPAIVFIDEIDAVGSMRTNDGTSGSAEVQRTLMQLLAEMDGFDNRGDVRIMAATNRVDMLDPALLRPGRFDRLIEIPLPDLDSRLEILKIHSRNMHMEGVSLEIISAMTEKATGAELQAICREAGMMAVRREAVSVGMTDFISAVRKVKLEKNTDTRMYT; this is encoded by the coding sequence ATGGAAGAGACAGCCGTCAATACTTCTGCACCTCAGAATGAGCTCAAATACCAGATACAGCTCAACGAGCTCGAGGCTACCCTCCTTGACTTAAAGGTGAAAGTGGACGATCTCCAGAAGGAGAACGGCCAGCTCAAGCGCGAGAACAACCAGTTAAAGCGCATGCCGCTTTTTGTAGCTGTCGTTGTCGATATCCTTGAAAATGGCGAGATTTATCTTCGCCAGCAGGGGAACAACCAGGAATATCTCACCCAGGTCTCAGAAGAGCTCCGCCCGCAGATCAAACAGGGTGCGAAAGTTGCCGTCAACAATGCCCTCTCAATCGTGAAAGTGATCGGCAATATCTACGATTCCCGCGTCCGGGTGATGGAACTCGAGGAATCCCCGGATATCAGCTATGCACAGATCGGGGGTCTTGTTGACGAGATAAAAGAAGTCCGTGAAGCGGTTGAATACCCGCTGACACGACCCGAGATTTTCAAGCGTGTCGGTGTCGAGCCGCCAAAGGGTATCCTGCTCTACGGGGCACCGGGAACCGGTAAAACCCTGATTGCAAAAGCGGTTGCCCACGAAGCACAGGCTACTTTTATCCGCATGTCGGGAAGCGAGCTCGTGCACAAGTTCATCGGCGAAGGTGCCGGCCTTGTCCGCGAACTGTTCCAGCTGGCCCGCGAGCGGGCTCCTGCAATCGTGTTTATTGACGAGATCGATGCAGTGGGAAGCATGCGCACCAATGACGGGACCTCGGGAAGTGCCGAAGTCCAGCGGACGTTAATGCAGCTCCTTGCAGAGATGGACGGATTTGACAACCGGGGGGATGTCCGGATCATGGCGGCAACAAACCGCGTGGATATGCTGGATCCGGCCCTCCTTCGTCCCGGCCGGTTCGACCGGTTGATCGAGATTCCCCTGCCCGACCTGGACTCCCGGCTGGAGATCCTGAAGATCCATTCGCGGAATATGCACATGGAAGGCGTCAGCCTCGAAATCATATCTGCAATGACCGAGAAGGCGACCGGTGCAGAACTCCAGGCAATCTGCCGCGAAGCCGGTATGATGGCCGTGCGGCGGGAAGCGGTATCCGTAGGAATGACGGACTTTATCTCTGCGGTCAGGAAAGTCAAGCTGGAGAAAAATACCGATACCCGCATGTATACATAA
- a CDS encoding DUF5804 family protein — MNILVLQKEGIDLHHTLFASETSRMVLRFYHPKRKPCGVLITTTSLGSAMSLVAELRWYIRRYAKESLFEVTKGVYCTQQMAQDIYYERVTVLGTTWPYRRLYGFREGKLISTVIMSPGSTVDEYHQEYAGVDKAIEIWCTEDEVEDIGEPIPLEDAGGAGSEE; from the coding sequence ATGAACATCCTTGTGCTCCAGAAAGAAGGCATTGATCTTCACCACACTCTTTTTGCATCGGAGACCAGCCGTATGGTGCTCCGTTTTTACCACCCGAAGAGAAAACCCTGCGGAGTTCTGATAACGACAACTTCTTTGGGAAGCGCCATGTCCCTTGTGGCAGAACTGCGCTGGTATATCCGGCGCTATGCAAAGGAATCGCTCTTTGAAGTGACAAAGGGGGTATACTGCACCCAGCAGATGGCCCAGGACATCTATTACGAACGGGTGACTGTGCTTGGCACGACGTGGCCGTATCGCCGGCTCTACGGGTTCCGCGAAGGAAAACTGATCAGCACCGTGATCATGTCACCGGGCTCCACCGTTGACGAGTACCACCAGGAATATGCCGGTGTCGATAAAGCGATCGAGATCTGGTGCACGGAAGACGAAGTGGAAGATATCGGAGAACCCATCCCGCTCGAGGATGCGGGCGGGGCTGGCAGCGAAGAATAA
- a CDS encoding carboxyl transferase domain-containing protein: MTRRLALLLDPGSFVPRFTDGEGELVGGTGTIGGRRVCIIAINPEPCGQVDAFAVLQQEHALLDLAEAQHLPIIHLADRPGRVAMETTAIPLTIMQTFIDSRGAGRIFARFAHLSGVVPRIAVVFNPIATTLTYPVAECDTVVMMDRAGMSLARPDMVRLMTGDTSTYEDYGGARMHTEISGTSDKLVFSEKEAIDWVRKYIAFFPSHFTGKPPEVRSQLPEPDYPPLSSIIPADTDLPFDMHEVVHFFIDEGSFLEHRARYAREVITAFARVGGKGVGIIANNPEQKGGILFSESCRKIAAFASLCDAFNIPLVFLADIPGFMVGKTAEQSGIIHNGALVFTTIANLSVPHICVVVRKAYTAGLYAMGGAGFDPERFVAFPDASITIYGPKAIQLLAKESRYSEEAQLTMADQIKENCNVLRYVESGVLDAVIGEDDLRAEVDQFLEHFYKKPLDRTTPRRVLCL, from the coding sequence ATGACCCGTCGCCTTGCTCTTCTTTTGGATCCCGGCAGTTTTGTCCCGCGGTTCACTGACGGGGAAGGAGAACTTGTCGGGGGCACGGGCACGATAGGGGGCCGCCGTGTCTGTATCATCGCCATCAACCCGGAACCGTGCGGCCAGGTCGATGCCTTTGCGGTTCTCCAGCAGGAACATGCATTGCTCGACCTGGCAGAAGCACAGCACCTCCCGATCATTCACCTTGCAGATCGTCCCGGCCGTGTGGCAATGGAGACGACAGCAATCCCGCTGACAATCATGCAGACGTTCATTGATTCGCGGGGAGCCGGCAGGATCTTTGCCCGGTTTGCGCATTTATCAGGGGTTGTCCCGAGAATTGCCGTTGTCTTTAATCCCATTGCAACAACCCTGACCTATCCGGTAGCAGAATGTGATACCGTTGTTATGATGGACCGGGCAGGTATGTCGCTTGCACGTCCCGACATGGTACGGCTGATGACGGGAGACACGAGCACCTATGAGGATTACGGGGGTGCCCGGATGCATACCGAGATCTCGGGAACGTCAGATAAACTCGTCTTTTCTGAAAAGGAAGCTATTGACTGGGTTCGGAAATACATTGCATTCTTTCCCTCGCATTTTACCGGAAAACCTCCGGAAGTCCGGTCTCAACTACCGGAGCCGGATTACCCCCCGCTCAGCAGTATCATCCCGGCAGATACGGATCTTCCCTTCGATATGCATGAAGTGGTACATTTTTTCATCGATGAAGGGTCCTTTCTTGAACACCGGGCGCGATACGCACGGGAGGTTATCACGGCCTTTGCACGGGTAGGTGGAAAAGGTGTCGGCATCATAGCAAATAACCCGGAACAGAAAGGAGGGATCCTCTTTTCTGAGAGCTGCCGGAAAATTGCTGCCTTTGCATCCCTCTGTGATGCATTCAACATCCCGCTGGTATTCCTGGCCGACATTCCGGGTTTCATGGTGGGAAAAACTGCCGAACAGTCAGGTATCATCCATAACGGTGCCCTCGTCTTTACGACAATAGCCAATCTTTCTGTTCCTCATATCTGCGTTGTTGTGCGCAAAGCGTATACAGCCGGTCTCTATGCAATGGGGGGGGCCGGATTCGATCCCGAACGGTTCGTTGCTTTCCCGGATGCTTCTATTACCATCTATGGCCCCAAAGCGATCCAGCTCCTTGCAAAAGAGAGCCGGTATTCCGAGGAGGCACAGTTAACGATGGCAGACCAGATCAAAGAGAACTGCAATGTGCTCAGGTATGTTGAGTCCGGCGTGCTGGATGCGGTCATCGGGGAAGACGATCTCCGGGCTGAGGTTGATCAGTTCCTTGAGCACTTTTATAAAAAACCCCTTGACCGGACCACACCCCGGCGGGTACTTTGTCTTTAA
- a CDS encoding PP2C family protein-serine/threonine phosphatase, with translation MDLSLLQTFLMLFEMICVVIVFAYLFTRSRFFVEVLEHHPVISTQIILVVVFGALSIYGLSSGVTYSGATVNIRDLGPILAGITCGPYVGLGAGLIGGAYRLSMGGSNVMGAAIGPVIAGLFSGIVYLYNKRELLSTKNAIILTIVIESFVSAVTLIIRALSGSSSSVWTVIVNVALPMIILTSIAVGVFSYIVHNLLNERKTQREKESLEREMARKDAELQIAAEIQKSFLPDTILQIDGFEIAGTSIPAKEVGGDFYDVMPFEVIPFNRQRIGVMIADVSGKGVPAALFMALSRIVIRVSATWFSKSSEAIAFANPIISRDSKTGMFVTVFYCVLDNVNHNITYVNAGHNPPLLIRAGSDVAEELEATGIAIGAMDDAPYEQQERPLASGDLLVLYTDGVTEAVNDKEEMFEIPRLMNTILTSRSLTAQEIVDAIINSVNDFSQNQPQYDDITLMVVKVK, from the coding sequence ATGGACTTAAGCCTCCTGCAGACATTTCTGATGCTTTTTGAGATGATCTGCGTGGTCATTGTTTTTGCCTATCTTTTCACCCGCAGCCGCTTTTTTGTCGAAGTGCTCGAGCATCATCCGGTAATCTCTACCCAGATTATCCTTGTCGTTGTCTTTGGGGCCCTCTCGATATATGGTCTTTCCAGCGGCGTTACCTACTCCGGGGCAACGGTCAATATCCGCGATCTCGGCCCTATCCTCGCCGGTATTACCTGTGGCCCGTATGTCGGGCTCGGTGCCGGGCTGATAGGCGGGGCTTACCGGCTTTCGATGGGTGGCTCCAATGTCATGGGAGCAGCAATCGGGCCGGTTATTGCCGGCCTCTTCTCCGGCATTGTATACCTCTACAATAAACGCGAACTGCTCTCGACAAAGAATGCAATTATTCTCACTATCGTCATAGAATCGTTTGTCTCGGCAGTAACCCTCATCATACGGGCATTGAGCGGTTCTTCATCATCGGTATGGACGGTCATTGTCAATGTGGCTCTCCCGATGATCATCCTTACGTCCATTGCTGTCGGCGTTTTTTCGTATATCGTCCATAACCTGCTCAATGAAAGAAAAACACAGAGGGAGAAGGAATCTCTTGAACGCGAGATGGCCCGGAAGGATGCAGAACTCCAGATCGCCGCAGAGATCCAGAAAAGTTTCCTCCCTGATACAATCCTCCAGATTGACGGGTTCGAAATCGCAGGTACCAGCATTCCGGCAAAAGAGGTAGGCGGAGACTTTTATGACGTGATGCCGTTTGAGGTCATTCCATTTAACCGGCAACGCATTGGGGTGATGATCGCCGATGTTTCCGGCAAAGGGGTACCTGCTGCCCTCTTCATGGCCCTCTCCCGGATCGTGATCCGGGTCAGCGCAACCTGGTTCTCGAAGTCCTCAGAAGCGATCGCGTTTGCCAATCCCATCATCAGCCGGGACTCAAAAACCGGCATGTTTGTCACGGTCTTTTACTGTGTCCTGGATAACGTAAATCACAATATTACCTATGTCAATGCCGGCCATAACCCGCCCCTACTCATACGGGCAGGTTCTGACGTAGCTGAAGAGCTTGAAGCCACCGGTATTGCCATCGGTGCAATGGATGATGCTCCCTACGAACAGCAGGAAAGACCGCTTGCGAGTGGTGACCTGCTTGTTCTCTATACGGACGGGGTAACCGAAGCGGTCAATGACAAAGAGGAGATGTTTGAGATCCCCCGGCTCATGAACACCATCCTGACATCACGCTCCCTGACTGCGCAGGAAATCGTGGACGCAATAATCAATAGTGTAAATGATTTCAGCCAGAACCAGCCGCAATACGATGATATCACCCTTATGGTCGTCAAGGTGAAGTAA
- a CDS encoding proteasome-activating nucleotidase, translating into MMERVGNLESRNLELREQLRQTEADKRYIETQKIRYEREVRKLKSESEQLRSPPLIIGTVTDVVDSTRVIVRSSAGPRFMVRSSPSISAEDLKPGVRCTLNQQSLAIVELLPNSFDAQVYGMELVDSPAETYADIGGLQDQINEIREAVELPLKRPELFRQIGIEPPKGVLLHGPPGTGKTLLAKAVAHETNAHFMRVVGSELVQKYIGEGARLVRELFDLAKKKAPTIIFIDEIDAVGASRTEANTSGDREVQRTLMQLLAGMDGFENRGDVKIIGATNRIDILDKALLRPGRFDRIIEIPLPDIDGRLSILKVHSRSLAVADDVNLKEVAQITEGRNGADLYAICMEAGMFAIRKERSSITQEDFRAAVAKVTLDFTRGPVDVEGEMFA; encoded by the coding sequence ATGATGGAGCGGGTAGGTAACCTTGAATCACGGAACCTTGAACTCCGCGAGCAGCTGCGCCAGACTGAGGCTGACAAGCGGTATATCGAGACCCAGAAGATCCGGTACGAACGCGAGGTGCGGAAGCTCAAAAGCGAGAGCGAACAGCTCCGGAGCCCCCCGCTTATCATCGGGACGGTTACCGATGTGGTCGATTCCACGCGGGTGATCGTGCGGAGCAGTGCAGGCCCCCGCTTCATGGTGCGGAGTTCTCCTTCGATAAGTGCCGAGGATCTTAAGCCCGGTGTGCGGTGCACGCTCAACCAGCAGTCGCTTGCCATTGTCGAACTTCTGCCCAACAGTTTCGATGCACAGGTCTATGGCATGGAACTGGTGGATTCCCCCGCAGAGACGTATGCTGATATCGGCGGGTTGCAGGACCAGATCAACGAGATCCGGGAAGCCGTGGAACTCCCGCTCAAACGCCCGGAATTATTCCGTCAGATTGGGATTGAACCACCCAAGGGGGTCTTACTCCATGGCCCCCCGGGCACGGGAAAGACCCTGCTGGCAAAAGCTGTCGCCCATGAGACCAACGCCCATTTCATGCGGGTGGTAGGTTCGGAGCTGGTCCAGAAATATATCGGGGAAGGTGCCCGGCTGGTACGTGAGCTCTTCGACCTTGCCAAGAAGAAAGCCCCGACCATCATCTTCATCGATGAGATCGATGCGGTGGGTGCGTCCCGCACAGAAGCAAATACTTCCGGCGATCGCGAAGTGCAGCGGACGCTCATGCAGCTGCTGGCCGGCATGGACGGATTCGAGAACCGGGGCGATGTGAAGATCATCGGTGCAACGAACCGTATCGATATTCTCGATAAGGCACTGCTCCGGCCCGGCAGGTTTGACCGGATCATCGAGATCCCGTTGCCCGACATTGACGGCAGACTCTCGATCTTAAAGGTGCACAGCCGCTCCCTTGCGGTAGCCGATGATGTCAATCTCAAGGAAGTTGCCCAGATCACCGAAGGAAGGAACGGTGCTGACCTGTACGCGATCTGCATGGAGGCCGGTATGTTTGCCATAAGGAAGGAACGTTCGTCCATCACGCAGGAAGATTTCCGTGCAGCAGTCGCAAAAGTCACTCTTGACTTCACCCGCGGCCCGGTCGATGTCGAAGGCGAGATGTTTGCTTAA
- a CDS encoding multiprotein bridging factor aMBF1, whose product MQCEMCGETVRGAPKLVRVEGAELLVCSKCEKFGTEVQQVRRTGIPSPARAPAKPGSPAGGAPAPTWHKRDMFDFMEGEVVEDYAVRIRTARMEKGLSQKDLAMQMKEKEHLIRKIENAELIPEDDVRKKLEKVLSIRLIDTPADSETEKKVPGKLTPTLGDVTIIRKVKK is encoded by the coding sequence ATGCAGTGCGAAATGTGCGGAGAAACGGTACGCGGCGCCCCAAAGTTAGTCCGTGTCGAGGGAGCCGAACTTCTGGTATGCTCCAAGTGCGAGAAGTTCGGCACCGAGGTGCAGCAGGTCCGGCGGACGGGTATTCCCAGTCCAGCCCGAGCCCCGGCAAAGCCCGGCTCGCCAGCGGGCGGTGCCCCCGCCCCAACCTGGCACAAGCGGGATATGTTTGATTTCATGGAAGGCGAAGTGGTCGAGGACTATGCAGTCCGGATCCGGACTGCACGGATGGAAAAAGGCCTCTCCCAGAAAGATCTTGCCATGCAGATGAAAGAGAAGGAACACCTGATCCGGAAGATCGAGAATGCCGAGCTGATCCCGGAAGATGATGTGCGGAAAAAACTCGAGAAGGTTTTGAGCATACGTCTGATCGATACCCCGGCAGATTCGGAAACTGAGAAAAAAGTACCGGGTAAACTCACCCCTACCCTTGGCGATGTTACCATTATCCGGAAAGTAAAAAAGTAA
- a CDS encoding DUF47 family protein: MVNHEQNPGKKPQPERRQGILSAIFPREYDFEFMLAHQSDRTAEGVQAFVVWLETVPLNNPHELERFENEVDHMRHEMEDKLIRSFSTPFDRQDIYSISREMDYILNYAKETAKEMYAFGVMPDTPIRVMAKHLLDGTRCISRGIKQLNADKDAVEEEIRHARDTYNQMEELYIASMAELFRTDDAMNALRTREIYHHLRDAGRAMRDTLDTLHNAVIDLA, encoded by the coding sequence ATGGTTAACCATGAACAGAATCCTGGAAAAAAACCGCAACCGGAACGCAGACAGGGTATCCTGTCAGCCATTTTTCCCCGCGAGTATGATTTTGAATTCATGCTCGCCCACCAGTCCGACCGGACTGCTGAGGGTGTACAGGCATTTGTGGTGTGGCTCGAAACCGTACCTCTTAACAATCCTCATGAACTCGAACGGTTTGAAAATGAGGTGGACCACATGCGCCATGAGATGGAGGACAAGCTTATCCGCTCCTTTTCCACGCCCTTCGATCGCCAGGATATTTACAGCATCTCCCGCGAGATGGATTACATCCTCAACTATGCAAAAGAGACGGCAAAAGAGATGTACGCATTTGGTGTAATGCCGGATACACCCATTCGTGTGATGGCAAAACACCTTCTGGACGGTACGAGGTGCATATCCCGGGGCATCAAACAGTTGAATGCCGATAAGGACGCGGTTGAAGAAGAGATCCGCCATGCCCGGGATACGTACAACCAGATGGAAGAGTTGTATATCGCCAGCATGGCTGAGTTGTTCAGGACAGATGATGCGATGAATGCCCTGCGGACACGGGAGATCTATCATCACCTGCGGGATGCAGGACGGGCAATGCGGGATACCCTGGATACCCTGCACAATGCGGTCATCGATCTGGCCTAA
- a CDS encoding inorganic phosphate transporter — translation MMDHQNLQKPASCFYEQKYDTALCLLPGNFPAADLVPGIFMFEIAIITVILALAFTFTNGFQDASSIAATFIASRSATPKTGIIFIAGVSFLGAILGGSAVAFTITGLLILPSSDQLMLVLLVALLTATLWNIISWKFGLPASSTHSLIGGLVGGGIAAAGIGGVFWGFHELVTPPYACTGLVKILLFFGISILIGFAGSYLMHKTTALLLRNAQRKANKSIVHLNWCAAAVMAFSNGANDSQKQLGIIALALFAAGLSAAADVPLWARIACALLLGLGTISGGWRIMNTLGRRIFRIEPIHSFDSQFFSSASLALSTLAGAPVSSTQVITMSVIGVGAAENPRKVKWSVGTHILIAMIITIPVTMLISAVLYRIISPFAGV, via the coding sequence ATGATGGATCATCAGAACCTGCAGAAACCGGCATCATGTTTTTATGAACAGAAATACGATACAGCGCTGTGCCTGTTGCCGGGAAATTTTCCTGCCGCAGACTTGGTGCCCGGTATTTTTATGTTTGAGATCGCCATAATCACGGTCATACTCGCACTGGCGTTCACGTTTACCAACGGGTTCCAGGATGCCAGTTCCATTGCCGCGACATTCATCGCATCGCGTTCAGCAACCCCGAAAACAGGGATCATCTTTATTGCCGGAGTCTCATTTCTGGGAGCAATCCTTGGGGGGAGTGCAGTGGCCTTCACGATAACCGGCCTGCTGATCCTGCCATCATCCGACCAGTTGATGCTCGTCCTCCTGGTTGCCCTCCTGACAGCAACATTATGGAATATCATCTCATGGAAATTCGGTCTTCCCGCATCTTCCACGCATTCCCTTATCGGGGGGCTTGTTGGGGGCGGTATCGCTGCGGCTGGTATCGGAGGCGTTTTCTGGGGATTTCATGAACTGGTCACCCCTCCCTATGCATGTACAGGTCTGGTGAAGATCCTCTTATTTTTCGGCATCTCGATCCTGATCGGGTTTGCCGGGAGTTACCTGATGCACAAAACCACGGCCCTGCTGTTGCGCAATGCACAACGGAAGGCAAACAAATCGATTGTTCACCTTAACTGGTGCGCTGCTGCCGTCATGGCGTTTTCGAACGGGGCGAACGATTCCCAGAAACAACTGGGTATCATTGCTCTTGCGCTGTTCGCGGCCGGACTGTCCGCTGCTGCTGACGTGCCGTTATGGGCCCGGATTGCCTGTGCCCTCCTGCTCGGGCTCGGCACCATCAGCGGGGGGTGGCGTATCATGAACACGCTGGGACGCAGGATCTTCAGGATAGAACCCATCCATTCCTTTGATTCGCAGTTCTTCTCGTCAGCTTCCCTTGCGCTTTCCACGCTTGCTGGCGCCCCTGTCTCATCCACGCAGGTCATTACCATGTCCGTCATCGGTGTCGGTGCGGCTGAAAATCCCCGGAAAGTGAAGTGGTCGGTCGGGACGCATATCCTGATCGCTATGATAATTACCATCCCGGTCACTATGCTGATATCTGCCGTCTTGTACCGGATAATTTCCCCTTTTGCGGGAGTGTGA